The Acetivibrio cellulolyticus CD2 genome has a segment encoding these proteins:
- a CDS encoding CotH kinase family protein, which produces MKRKLPAITVSLIVTVVATCTLGGNCKEKVYASEIGNAAEVASSNVEFNQLEMPIISINTVSGSEISSEEEYVGAQISIINDEGNYEMTDMNTSIKLRGSSSMYAEKKSYKMKFEEKQNLLNVGGGAGKPWLLIANYSDHSLLRNFTAYHFADKLTGMSYSPNCRSVEVYLNGEYQGVCLLCEDNNVNKNRVAIEEAQDEVEDNGYLVEMSRYAGENVFAVDTASYVIQSNLSETASIKEQQITYISKYIEESYNALKNGNKDDVKKLIDIDSLVDIYIGNEIVKNVDAGWDSFYMYKDVNGKLCFGPMWDFDLSMGNANCVKGFDSWAGFNPYHVLNVNANANPWFCHALSYEWFRELVKERWNELQNDLNDIPNIVINEAESNYQSYCRNFEKWDILGKQTNISPAEIVALPTYKDHYTYLSNWLSKRINWLTEYYNSEDFTNGVFVKEDGKKLSSDSNLVELSSVLAFGCSGYEMLPNTGIAVSFEEGGSAWAQACATGFMLEEGAEYVLSFDYKCSNELTVPLAVQKNYKPWSPYYSEEINMTNEFQHFEGTFKATENDSNCALALSLGGSTKGTVVTFDNMSLVKKSTSTFVYGDINGNGSVDSIDFGLLREYILGMRKSFEYEYGAKAADVYPDGKINALDFAYMRKHILGIISTFPAEE; this is translated from the coding sequence ATGAAAAGAAAATTACCAGCTATAACGGTATCATTAATAGTTACTGTTGTAGCAACATGTACCTTGGGGGGGAATTGCAAAGAAAAAGTGTATGCATCAGAAATAGGAAATGCAGCAGAAGTGGCTTCTTCAAATGTTGAATTCAATCAACTTGAAATGCCAATAATTTCAATCAATACTGTTTCTGGAAGTGAAATCAGTTCTGAAGAAGAATATGTTGGCGCACAAATCAGTATAATTAATGATGAAGGCAATTATGAAATGACTGATATGAATACGTCAATAAAACTTCGCGGCAGCAGTTCCATGTATGCAGAAAAGAAAAGTTACAAAATGAAATTTGAAGAAAAACAGAATTTGCTTAATGTTGGTGGTGGCGCAGGAAAGCCATGGCTTTTGATAGCGAATTATTCTGATCATTCCCTTTTAAGAAATTTTACTGCCTATCATTTTGCTGATAAACTAACCGGTATGTCTTATTCACCAAACTGCCGTTCTGTAGAAGTATATCTTAACGGTGAATATCAAGGTGTTTGTTTACTTTGTGAGGATAATAATGTTAATAAAAATCGCGTAGCGATTGAAGAAGCACAGGATGAAGTCGAAGACAATGGATATTTAGTTGAAATGTCCAGATATGCTGGAGAAAATGTGTTTGCTGTTGATACAGCGAGTTATGTAATACAAAGCAATTTATCTGAAACAGCGTCAATAAAAGAACAGCAGATTACTTACATATCCAAATACATTGAAGAATCCTATAATGCCTTGAAAAATGGTAATAAAGACGATGTAAAAAAACTCATTGATATTGATTCATTAGTTGATATATACATCGGCAATGAAATTGTAAAAAATGTTGATGCCGGCTGGGATAGCTTCTATATGTACAAAGATGTTAATGGAAAACTCTGCTTTGGTCCTATGTGGGACTTTGACCTTTCTATGGGAAATGCAAACTGTGTAAAAGGATTTGACTCATGGGCAGGATTTAACCCATATCATGTTTTAAATGTCAATGCAAATGCAAATCCATGGTTCTGCCATGCACTTTCATATGAATGGTTCCGTGAATTGGTAAAAGAGCGTTGGAATGAACTTCAGAATGATCTTAATGATATACCAAACATAGTTATTAACGAAGCTGAATCAAATTATCAGTCTTATTGCAGAAATTTTGAGAAGTGGGATATATTGGGTAAACAGACGAATATATCACCAGCTGAAATAGTTGCACTTCCAACATATAAAGACCATTATACTTATCTTAGCAATTGGTTATCCAAGCGTATAAACTGGTTAACAGAATACTATAATAGTGAAGATTTTACAAATGGAGTTTTTGTTAAAGAGGATGGCAAAAAACTATCTTCTGATTCTAATTTAGTGGAATTAAGTTCAGTCCTGGCATTTGGATGCTCAGGCTATGAAATGTTACCAAATACAGGAATAGCTGTGTCATTTGAAGAAGGTGGTTCAGCTTGGGCACAGGCTTGTGCTACTGGTTTTATGCTGGAAGAAGGAGCAGAATATGTACTGTCTTTCGATTACAAATGCAGTAATGAACTCACTGTTCCATTAGCTGTTCAAAAAAACTATAAACCTTGGTCACCATATTATTCGGAAGAAATAAATATGACTAATGAATTTCAACATTTCGAAGGTACTTTTAAAGCCACTGAAAATGACTCAAACTGTGCTCTTGCTTTAAGCCTTGGCGGAAGTACCAAGGGTACAGTTGTTACTTTTGATAATATGAGTCTTGTAAAGAAATCTACTTCAACTTTTGTATACGGCGATATAAACGGCAACGGTTCCGTAGATTCTATTGACTTTGGCTTGTTAAGAGAATACATTTTAGGTATGCGCAAAAGCTTCGAATATGAGTATGGAGCAAAAGCAGCAGACGTATACCCAGATGGAAAAATCAATGCTTTAGACTTTGCATATATGAGAAAGCATATCTTAGGAATAATATCTACTTTCCCTGCTGAAGAATAA
- a CDS encoding accessory gene regulator ArgB-like protein produces the protein MIDTFSRKITDLIKDSIDGITPEKEEIIDYGLKIAVYESLILIFEFSVAIFLGVFKYFLVAFTIYGLLRIVEGGAHMNSRIKCFISYCITIFGIIFLSKHVRIGSFYCSIPLFIINFCMAYIYAPGDTLEKPILRKKDRFRLKVLSLIFITVLFVAACIIWHFDEVFFNIIILVSIFVTFLLSPIGYKLTGSKRSS, from the coding sequence ATGATAGATACCTTTAGCAGAAAAATTACTGATTTGATTAAAGATAGTATTGATGGTATTACTCCTGAAAAAGAAGAGATTATTGATTATGGCTTAAAGATAGCTGTTTACGAAAGTTTGATTTTAATTTTTGAATTTTCTGTTGCCATATTTTTGGGGGTTTTTAAATACTTTTTAGTTGCCTTTACAATATATGGTTTATTAAGAATAGTAGAAGGCGGAGCACATATGAACTCTCGTATAAAGTGCTTCATATCATACTGTATAACTATATTTGGGATCATATTCCTGTCAAAGCATGTACGGATAGGTAGTTTCTACTGCTCCATACCACTATTTATTATAAACTTTTGCATGGCATATATATATGCACCAGGGGATACATTGGAAAAACCTATACTAAGAAAAAAGGATAGGTTTCGTTTAAAAGTCCTTTCTTTGATTTTTATTACCGTATTATTTGTTGCAGCATGTATTATCTGGCATTTTGATGAAGTTTTTTTCAATATCATTATACTGGTATCAATATTTGTAACATTTCTTCTGTCTCCAATAGGCTACAAACTTACAGGATCTAAACGAAGCAGTTGA
- a CDS encoding cyclic lactone autoinducer peptide, with protein MGKFRHSILSIIAVFATYIAMVSADRCFPFSIYQPKVPKSLIKSE; from the coding sequence ATGGGCAAATTTCGTCATAGCATTCTTTCGATTATCGCCGTTTTTGCTACGTACATTGCAATGGTATCAGCAGACAGATGTTTTCCATTTTCGATCTACCAGCCAAAAGTGCCTAAATCCTTAATTAAGTCCGAATAA
- a CDS encoding sensor histidine kinase translates to MLALKFISLTLTGVTQELIIGVFLFVIFNLKIDWKKVFPYALIMGLSSSISYTFLAQSPSTVYFAIYIIMMLLSLIFIFRFSMLKSIAVTCMIYFLKAVVSLTSLTILKLSSNWTFSSLGEQLIGQIFGAIFLFLIVMVIMSFKIKIQIPKDLNKKRTLSIVINIILSVLLLFPNLFYIDNSIGFSSTPLYVYNSISLAIIVITNAFNSIRLGKMELLKQNLEFQELYTQNLNEMVNSLRGFKHDHNNMLQVIGGYISVNDMDGLRKFYSQMMSETRKINNLIPLNSYIKDNPAIYGLLLSKISYAEVKNVNLTINVICEIKLNNIKTYDLCKILGVLLDNAIEAAVETEKRFVELAIRENADKNRLFIEVNNSCAGDIDIETIFKDGYTTKKEHTGFGLWEIRNIVDKYKKNCKLHTQVKYNVFSQKLEIIY, encoded by the coding sequence TTGTTAGCACTAAAATTTATATCATTAACTTTGACCGGTGTTACACAGGAACTTATTATCGGAGTCTTTTTATTTGTAATTTTTAATTTGAAAATTGATTGGAAAAAGGTATTTCCATACGCCTTAATTATGGGACTTTCCAGCAGTATTTCATATACCTTTTTAGCTCAGTCTCCTTCAACTGTTTATTTTGCCATTTATATAATTATGATGCTTCTTAGCCTTATATTTATATTTAGATTCAGTATGTTAAAAAGTATTGCTGTTACGTGTATGATTTATTTTCTTAAAGCTGTCGTATCTCTTACTTCCTTAACTATTCTTAAACTGAGTTCTAACTGGACATTCAGTTCTTTGGGAGAACAGCTTATAGGCCAGATATTTGGTGCAATATTTCTTTTTCTTATAGTAATGGTAATAATGTCTTTTAAGATAAAAATACAAATTCCTAAAGATTTGAACAAAAAAAGAACTCTTTCAATTGTAATTAATATAATATTGTCTGTTCTTCTTTTATTTCCAAATCTTTTTTACATTGATAATTCAATAGGCTTCAGTTCAACACCTTTATATGTATATAATTCAATTTCTCTTGCAATTATTGTTATAACTAACGCCTTTAATAGTATAAGGTTAGGTAAAATGGAACTTCTAAAGCAAAATTTGGAGTTCCAGGAACTATATACTCAGAATCTGAATGAAATGGTTAACAGCTTACGTGGATTTAAACATGATCACAATAATATGCTGCAAGTAATAGGCGGGTATATTTCAGTAAATGATATGGATGGACTTCGGAAGTTTTACAGTCAGATGATGTCAGAAACAAGGAAAATAAATAATCTTATTCCTCTAAATTCTTATATAAAAGATAATCCAGCTATATATGGGCTATTATTATCAAAGATATCTTATGCCGAAGTAAAAAATGTAAACCTTACCATTAATGTTATTTGCGAAATCAAGCTAAATAATATAAAAACATATGATTTATGTAAAATATTAGGCGTCTTGCTCGATAATGCAATTGAAGCAGCTGTAGAAACTGAGAAAAGATTTGTTGAGCTGGCTATACGAGAAAATGCTGATAAAAACCGCCTGTTTATTGAAGTAAATAATTCCTGTGCGGGAGATATAGATATTGAGACCATATTCAAAGATGGATACACTACCAAAAAAGAGCATACCGGATTCGGTTTATGGGAAATTCGAAATATAGTAGACAAATATAAAAAGAATTGCAAACTTCATACACAAGTAAAATACAATGTATTTTCACAGAAACTTGAAATTATATATTGA
- the thrS gene encoding threonine--tRNA ligase — protein sequence MIKITLKDGSVKEYNKGITIKEVAESISAGLARVALAGEVDGKVKDLSYELNEDCKLSLMTFDDEGGRHAYRHTTSHIMAQAVKNLYPNVKLAIGPAIDNGYYYDFDVEKPFSVEELAQIEEEMKKIVKEDLKLERFTLPRDEAIKFMEEKGEPYKVELIRDLPEGEIISFYKQGDFVDLCAGPHLESTGKIKAFKLLSVAGAYWRGNEKNKMLQRIYGTAFSKKSDLDDYLFRLEEAKKRDHRKLGKELDLFDIYEEGPGFPFFMPKGMMLRNLLENYWREEHKARGYQEIRTPIILNEDLWHRSGHWDHYKENMYFTKIDEGDYAIKPMNCPGGMLVYKRKLHSYRDLPQRMAELGLVHRHELSGALHGLMRVRCFTQDDAHIFMTPEQIKDEVLGVINLIDDFYNVFGFKYHVELSTRPEDSMGSDEQWEMATNALRDALDARKMNYKVNEGDGAFYGPKIDFHLEDSIGRTWQCGTIQLDFQMPQRFDLNYVGADGEKHRPVMIHRVVFGSIERFIAILTEHFAGAFPTWLSPVQVKILPLIDKHHQFAGEVKAALEAKGVRVEVDLRNEKIGYKIREAQLEKTPYMLVIGDKELENGAVAVRSRKDGDLGSMALNDFVNKIVEEVESKAK from the coding sequence ATGATTAAAATCACTTTAAAGGACGGAAGCGTAAAGGAATATAATAAAGGAATTACCATCAAGGAAGTTGCTGAAAGTATAAGTGCAGGGCTAGCGAGAGTTGCGCTTGCTGGTGAAGTTGACGGAAAGGTGAAGGATTTGAGCTATGAGCTTAATGAGGATTGTAAGTTAAGCCTCATGACTTTCGATGATGAAGGTGGAAGACATGCATATAGGCATACAACATCTCATATTATGGCGCAGGCTGTCAAGAACCTTTATCCAAATGTTAAACTTGCGATAGGACCGGCGATAGATAACGGTTACTACTATGATTTTGATGTGGAGAAGCCATTTTCTGTTGAAGAACTTGCTCAGATTGAAGAAGAGATGAAGAAAATAGTGAAAGAGGACTTAAAGCTTGAAAGATTTACTCTTCCAAGGGATGAAGCAATAAAATTCATGGAGGAAAAGGGTGAACCCTACAAAGTTGAACTTATCCGTGATCTGCCTGAAGGAGAGATAATATCATTTTATAAGCAGGGAGATTTTGTTGATCTTTGTGCAGGTCCTCACTTGGAATCAACAGGTAAAATAAAGGCATTCAAACTTTTGTCTGTTGCAGGCGCATACTGGAGAGGAAATGAAAAAAATAAAATGCTCCAGAGAATTTATGGTACAGCATTCTCCAAAAAGAGCGATCTGGATGATTATCTGTTCAGGTTGGAAGAAGCAAAAAAGAGGGATCACAGAAAGCTTGGAAAAGAACTTGATTTGTTTGATATATATGAAGAAGGTCCAGGTTTTCCATTCTTTATGCCTAAAGGAATGATGCTCCGCAACCTCCTTGAGAATTACTGGAGAGAAGAACACAAGGCAAGAGGCTATCAGGAGATCAGAACGCCTATAATTTTGAATGAAGACTTGTGGCACCGTTCAGGTCACTGGGATCACTATAAGGAAAACATGTATTTTACAAAGATAGATGAAGGCGATTATGCTATAAAGCCAATGAACTGTCCAGGTGGAATGCTTGTATATAAGAGAAAACTTCACTCGTACAGGGATCTGCCCCAGAGAATGGCAGAGTTAGGTTTGGTTCACAGGCATGAGCTTTCAGGTGCTCTTCACGGATTGATGAGGGTAAGGTGTTTTACTCAGGATGATGCGCATATATTTATGACTCCAGAGCAGATAAAGGATGAGGTGTTGGGTGTTATTAATCTGATAGATGATTTCTACAATGTGTTCGGATTCAAGTATCACGTTGAGCTATCTACAAGGCCGGAGGATTCAATGGGTTCTGACGAACAGTGGGAGATGGCAACAAATGCTCTTAGGGATGCCTTGGATGCAAGAAAAATGAACTATAAGGTAAATGAAGGTGACGGAGCATTCTATGGTCCAAAAATTGACTTCCACCTTGAGGATTCAATAGGCCGTACATGGCAGTGCGGTACAATACAACTTGACTTCCAGATGCCTCAGAGATTTGATCTAAACTATGTAGGTGCAGATGGTGAAAAGCATAGACCTGTCATGATTCATAGGGTTGTATTTGGAAGTATTGAGAGGTTTATAGCAATACTGACAGAGCACTTTGCAGGTGCATTCCCTACATGGCTTTCACCTGTTCAGGTTAAGATACTTCCTTTAATAGATAAGCATCATCAGTTTGCCGGTGAGGTAAAAGCGGCATTAGAGGCAAAAGGTGTAAGGGTTGAAGTGGATTTGAGAAATGAGAAGATTGGCTATAAAATCAGGGAAGCTCAGCTTGAAAAGACACCATATATGCTGGTAATCGGTGACAAGGAACTTGAAAACGGAGCAGTTGCAGTAAGATCTAGAAAAGATGGTGATCTAGGTTCAATGGCTTTAAATGATTTTGTTAACAAGATTGTAGAAGAAGTAGAGTCTAAAGCTAAATAA
- the thyX gene encoding FAD-dependent thymidylate synthase: MIVIKPYFVIESDINGDEILKHIEKAGRVCYKSEDKATEVSAADFVRKIIKNGHEAVIEHYSITVKVICDRGVTHEIVRHRIASYSQESTRYCNYSKDKFSNQITYIEPCFWDTATEEGKKKYEIWKSVMEYTEQKYMELLEAGATPQEARSILPNSLKTELVMTMNLREWRHFFKLRVATAAHPQMREIAIPLLNKFKELIPVIFDDLSC, encoded by the coding sequence GTGATCGTAATTAAGCCATATTTTGTTATTGAATCTGATATTAATGGTGATGAAATTTTAAAGCATATTGAAAAGGCGGGAAGGGTATGCTATAAAAGTGAAGATAAAGCTACAGAAGTATCTGCTGCTGATTTTGTAAGAAAGATTATCAAAAATGGGCATGAGGCTGTTATTGAACACTATTCCATTACAGTGAAAGTAATATGTGACAGGGGAGTTACACATGAGATTGTGAGACATAGAATTGCTTCATATTCACAGGAAAGTACAAGATATTGTAATTACAGCAAGGATAAGTTCTCAAATCAAATTACATATATTGAGCCATGTTTCTGGGATACGGCAACTGAAGAAGGAAAGAAGAAGTATGAAATATGGAAAAGTGTAATGGAATATACTGAGCAAAAGTATATGGAATTGCTTGAAGCAGGTGCAACACCTCAGGAAGCAAGAAGTATTCTTCCGAATTCACTTAAGACAGAACTGGTTATGACTATGAATCTTAGAGAATGGAGACATTTTTTCAAATTGAGGGTAGCTACGGCAGCGCATCCTCAAATGAGAGAAATAGCCATCCCTTTGTTAAATAAGTTTAAGGAGTTAATACCGGTTATATTTGACGATTTGAGCTGTTAA
- the infC gene encoding translation initiation factor IF-3: MINEQIRDKEVRLIDADGTMLGIVSSKDAQVLANSKSLDLVKIAPQAAPPVCRIMDYGKYIFELNKKEKEARKNQKVVSIKEVRLSASIEEHDFEFKVKNAVKFLKDGDKVKVSVKFRGREMNYTALGEQVLQKFAESVQEVGTVEKKPKLEGRNMLMILNPKQ; this comes from the coding sequence ATGATTAATGAGCAAATAAGAGATAAAGAAGTTAGATTAATTGATGCTGATGGTACTATGCTTGGAATTGTGAGTTCAAAAGATGCTCAGGTGCTTGCAAATTCAAAGTCTTTGGATTTAGTAAAAATAGCTCCTCAGGCAGCGCCGCCAGTATGTAGGATAATGGACTATGGTAAGTATATATTTGAACTAAACAAAAAGGAAAAAGAGGCAAGAAAGAACCAAAAGGTAGTTAGTATAAAGGAAGTAAGACTATCTGCTTCTATTGAAGAACATGACTTTGAGTTTAAGGTGAAAAATGCTGTTAAGTTTTTGAAAGATGGCGACAAGGTAAAAGTCAGCGTGAAGTTCAGGGGTAGAGAGATGAACTATACAGCTTTAGGCGAACAGGTACTTCAAAAATTTGCAGAATCTGTACAAGAAGTTGGAACAGTGGAAAAGAAACCTAAGCTTGAAGGTAGAAATATGTTAATGATACTTAATCCAAAGCAGTAA
- the rpmI gene encoding 50S ribosomal protein L35 encodes MPKIKTHSASKKRFSLTGTGKVKRAKAFKRHILTKKTTKRTRNLRKSTIVSDVNAATVKMLIPYK; translated from the coding sequence ATGCCTAAGATTAAAACTCATAGTGCATCAAAAAAGAGATTTAGTTTAACCGGTACAGGTAAAGTAAAAAGAGCAAAAGCTTTTAAGAGGCATATTTTGACAAAGAAAACTACTAAAAGAACAAGAAACTTGAGGAAATCAACAATAGTGTCAGATGTGAATGCAGCTACAGTTAAAATGTTGATTCCATACAAGTAA
- the rplT gene encoding 50S ribosomal protein L20 produces the protein MSRVKGAMRTRARHKKILKLAKGYFGMKSKNYRLANQAVMKSLVYAYRDRKAKKRSFRQLWIARINAAARINGLSYSKFMSGLKKSGITLNRKMLAEMAVNDASSFAQLAEKVKSVK, from the coding sequence ATGTCAAGAGTAAAAGGTGCAATGAGAACCCGTGCAAGACACAAGAAGATCTTAAAGCTTGCTAAAGGTTATTTTGGAATGAAGAGTAAGAACTACAGACTTGCAAACCAGGCCGTTATGAAGTCATTGGTTTATGCATATAGAGACAGGAAAGCTAAGAAAAGAAGTTTCAGACAATTGTGGATAGCTAGAATAAATGCTGCTGCAAGAATAAATGGACTTTCTTACAGTAAGTTTATGAGTGGGCTCAAAAAGTCCGGAATTACATTGAATAGAAAAATGTTAGCTGAGATGGCAGTTAATGATGCAAGTTCATTTGCTCAACTTGCAGAAAAGGTTAAATCAGTAAAATAA
- the rlmB gene encoding 23S rRNA (guanosine(2251)-2'-O)-methyltransferase RlmB — protein sequence MNFISSSQNPVIKEIKALKEKKYRDQTGLFFIEGIRFVEEALKEKIEISKILVSDKLADVHGGKEILEQLENSNCCNVYTLTNKLYMEVTDTENPQGILAILNKKSISLESVYDNKNFFLVLDSLQDPGNMGTIIRTADAAGVTGVIVSKGCVDVYNPKVLRSTMGSLFHIPICYSENILQTLEEMKNKGIRLCAAHLSGSKNYFELDYKDNIAIIVGNEANGISDSVAGISNELVRIPMAGKSESLNASVAAGLLMYEVLRLRMKG from the coding sequence ATGAATTTTATCAGTAGTAGCCAAAATCCTGTCATTAAGGAGATAAAAGCTTTAAAGGAAAAGAAGTATAGAGACCAGACAGGTTTATTTTTTATTGAAGGTATACGATTTGTTGAAGAAGCATTAAAGGAAAAGATAGAAATATCAAAAATTCTTGTATCCGACAAGCTGGCAGATGTGCATGGAGGAAAAGAAATATTGGAGCAATTGGAGAATTCTAATTGCTGTAATGTTTACACGCTTACAAATAAACTATATATGGAAGTTACTGACACGGAGAATCCTCAGGGGATACTTGCGATTTTGAACAAAAAGTCAATTAGCCTTGAATCGGTATATGATAATAAAAACTTCTTTTTAGTTTTAGATTCTTTACAGGATCCCGGGAATATGGGAACAATAATAAGAACAGCCGATGCAGCAGGGGTTACTGGTGTAATAGTATCTAAAGGCTGTGTGGATGTATACAATCCAAAGGTATTGAGGTCAACCATGGGATCATTGTTTCATATACCGATTTGTTACAGTGAAAATATATTGCAGACCCTTGAGGAAATGAAGAATAAAGGAATAAGGCTTTGTGCGGCACATCTTAGCGGCAGCAAAAATTATTTTGAGTTGGATTATAAAGACAATATTGCTATAATTGTCGGAAACGAGGCTAATGGGATAAGCGATAGTGTTGCAGGTATTTCAAATGAGTTGGTAAGGATACCTATGGCAGGGAAAAGTGAATCGCTGAATGCTTCGGTAGCGGCAGGTCTTTTGATGTACGAGGTATTGAGGCTTAGAATGAAAGGATAA